In one Zobellia galactanivorans genomic region, the following are encoded:
- a CDS encoding SwmB domain-containing protein encodes MRDIKYSIRFLFLLLIIIGCEDDDEYVAPNSFVDAAFTTTWGTAVNKDIDINNYGSFMDLSNGTIKHEWTIPEGTFFLKGPLPTNADNFEKYIIEDAGKVSEEGTVHVLFSKGDSLTPIKLHNEYEEYTEFALPTGWDAETNSTIIDTLKTVKKGSVWVLDYTLIIDVYDTIVADMEIRNMAGNKIDFKNQDVIDLKFGDQLIFEDLSRNNNTSRPNTTVWTIHTIAENKEDEENIINVNEEKTIDTLTFNKRIGQFKGRLISKRERTETVQADEEIYEIPVIFNVTALDEALELSGDVMELADNTIVVPVSSKLAPLTEDVSTHFSVKVNGVKRPVATVAQNPTNAAQLWLTLATPLEGGDAVNPVTVSYDGGNATLKSIDERLLEAFTDVAVEVYVPVPVLRVGTAQKKTADDAILLQFDQELDPVSITASADPTMGFSATVNGVASGVSSVELDATDPSILKLYLNEELYRDDEIAISYMAPGDIRSIGAGELSDFGPDIVTPDEDNILGDVGMFENAIGTDWLNTGSNGTGAASITAPPTPDFPSAVAPSGNVMHLSAPDGNKPNTITSGTYPFEAGVVYRVKFKRYLGSTTSTTFAKHFFGNQQINDNWNDPEDELGKWQLVEFTFTAASTTNGTVRIQPVPAGISDVYYDEYIIQVDDNRP; translated from the coding sequence ATGAGAGATATAAAATATAGTATTAGGTTTTTGTTTTTGCTGCTGATCATCATCGGTTGCGAAGACGATGATGAGTATGTGGCCCCGAATAGTTTTGTCGATGCCGCATTTACCACCACTTGGGGTACAGCGGTAAATAAAGATATCGATATCAATAATTATGGGTCCTTTATGGATCTGTCCAACGGTACGATCAAACATGAGTGGACCATTCCGGAAGGCACGTTTTTCCTAAAAGGTCCCTTGCCTACAAATGCCGATAATTTTGAGAAGTATATCATTGAAGATGCCGGTAAGGTTTCGGAAGAGGGCACGGTACACGTACTGTTTTCCAAGGGCGATTCGCTTACACCGATAAAGTTGCACAACGAATATGAGGAGTATACCGAATTCGCTTTGCCTACCGGATGGGATGCGGAAACCAATTCAACTATAATCGACACCTTGAAAACTGTGAAAAAAGGTTCGGTATGGGTATTGGACTATACACTGATCATTGATGTGTACGATACTATTGTGGCCGATATGGAAATCAGGAATATGGCCGGCAATAAAATCGATTTTAAAAATCAGGATGTTATCGACCTGAAATTTGGCGATCAATTGATCTTCGAAGACCTGAGCCGTAACAATAATACGTCTCGCCCTAACACTACGGTATGGACGATCCATACCATTGCCGAAAACAAGGAAGACGAAGAAAATATCATCAACGTCAACGAAGAAAAAACGATCGATACCCTTACCTTCAACAAGCGTATCGGACAGTTTAAAGGTCGCCTGATCTCAAAACGGGAGCGAACCGAAACGGTGCAGGCAGATGAGGAGATTTATGAAATACCCGTAATCTTTAACGTAACCGCGTTGGATGAGGCTTTGGAGCTGTCGGGAGATGTAATGGAACTTGCCGATAATACCATTGTGGTGCCCGTGAGCTCAAAGTTGGCCCCATTGACCGAAGATGTTTCTACGCACTTTTCGGTAAAGGTCAACGGGGTTAAAAGACCTGTGGCCACGGTAGCCCAAAACCCGACCAATGCCGCGCAGTTGTGGCTTACACTGGCCACTCCCTTAGAAGGGGGCGATGCGGTGAATCCGGTTACGGTTTCGTATGACGGCGGAAATGCTACCTTAAAATCAATAGATGAGCGTTTGCTCGAGGCTTTTACCGATGTAGCGGTCGAGGTGTACGTGCCCGTACCGGTTCTTCGGGTCGGAACGGCACAAAAGAAAACTGCTGACGATGCCATTTTATTACAGTTCGACCAAGAGTTGGATCCGGTTTCTATTACCGCTTCTGCAGATCCTACCATGGGCTTTTCGGCGACCGTAAATGGAGTGGCCTCCGGAGTTAGTTCTGTTGAGCTCGATGCGACCGACCCTTCTATCTTAAAACTATACTTGAACGAAGAGTTGTACAGGGATGATGAAATAGCCATTTCATATATGGCCCCGGGCGATATTCGCTCCATCGGCGCGGGCGAGCTGTCCGATTTTGGTCCCGACATCGTCACGCCCGACGAAGATAATATTCTAGGGGATGTAGGTATGTTCGAGAATGCCATCGGAACCGATTGGTTGAACACAGGTTCGAACGGTACGGGAGCGGCAAGTATTACAGCCCCGCCAACACCTGATTTTCCTTCAGCAGTAGCTCCTTCGGGCAATGTAATGCATCTATCGGCCCCTGACGGGAATAAGCCCAACACCATAACGAGTGGCACCTATCCTTTTGAGGCCGGGGTGGTGTACCGGGTGAAGTTCAAGCGCTACTTGGGCAGCACCACGTCTACCACCTTTGCCAAGCATTTTTTCGGAAACCAGCAGATCAACGATAATTGGAACGATCCCGAAGATGAGTTGGGCAAGTGGCAGTTGGTCGAGTTTACCTTTACCGCAGCTTCCACAACCAACGGAACTGTTCGTATTCAGCCTGTACCGGCAGGCATAAGCGATGTGTATTATGATGAGTATATCATTCAAGTAGATGATAATAGACCTTAA
- a CDS encoding RagB/SusD family nutrient uptake outer membrane protein, which translates to MKKTYKTDLRKTKGLLKRAMTLCLLIGVSQACSDDFLDQTNPNSLTTQSFWKNNSQLNQGLNSTYSALKNSNVLGIRDEAVRTDIAVPSGYRQATRPDEMYFQDFTANTKYVENKWNALYLGIFRANQVIENYERLAVDYNSDAAREEGLRVYAQARALRGYFYHVLNVSFNNGNVPLVSSVPKDFEEFQKALSSSDAVQAFYREDLQFGVDNLPKTYAEWESLGSNNLGRITAGACEALLGKSYLAENDFQNAEIHFRNVIENYNYALVEDIATNVTGIAEFNSESIFEINYTTNVNLETNGEESLAQNITHMVFNANIQPSSWLVMKYRAEKPDPADPANINVGANVYNENGEIIGTEDRMRLYSKRMGDCMGQVDDPDAPMYGVVCGEYGNATGVAPFARNRANMFKKFLHWNTIGGGAGEDRSTLMNNRSGINIPVIRLADVYLMYSECMIELGNLSEALRYINRVRKRSHLILLGKSTEAGAEFNNLETTYMDDIDFDSSNGEQPVTLDNLMEHLRFTERPLEMGLEDDRSVDLRRWGKFKEQLVHMASISYDYWNFEKNLNGKHGTRYKCFLTVSGEEPTTFTGLKVFNQPAEIQDVTVGAQKFNESIHSYLPMPQSEIDSNLNWDEFVQ; encoded by the coding sequence ATGAAAAAAACATATAAAACAGATTTGAGAAAGACAAAAGGTCTCTTAAAGAGAGCTATGACGTTATGCCTTTTGATAGGGGTGTCACAGGCATGTAGCGATGACTTTTTAGATCAAACGAACCCCAACTCGCTGACCACCCAAAGTTTTTGGAAAAATAATTCACAGCTGAACCAAGGGTTGAATTCAACCTATAGTGCATTGAAAAATAGTAATGTGCTGGGGATTAGGGATGAGGCCGTACGTACCGATATTGCCGTTCCTAGTGGATACCGACAGGCAACCCGGCCGGATGAAATGTATTTTCAAGATTTTACGGCCAACACCAAATATGTGGAAAATAAATGGAACGCCCTCTATTTGGGCATTTTTAGGGCCAATCAGGTCATCGAGAACTACGAGCGCTTGGCGGTCGATTATAATAGCGATGCAGCTCGGGAAGAAGGTTTAAGGGTATATGCCCAGGCCCGTGCCTTGAGAGGCTACTTCTACCACGTATTGAACGTAAGTTTTAATAATGGCAATGTGCCCTTGGTAAGCTCGGTTCCCAAAGACTTTGAGGAATTTCAAAAGGCCCTGTCCTCTTCCGATGCCGTTCAGGCATTTTATCGAGAGGATTTGCAATTTGGAGTCGATAACCTGCCCAAAACCTATGCGGAATGGGAGTCCCTCGGAAGCAATAACCTAGGGCGGATTACCGCCGGGGCGTGTGAAGCCCTATTGGGCAAGAGCTACTTGGCCGAAAACGATTTTCAAAATGCAGAAATACACTTTAGAAATGTAATAGAGAACTATAACTATGCCTTGGTAGAAGATATAGCCACCAACGTGACGGGTATAGCCGAGTTCAATTCCGAATCTATTTTTGAAATCAATTATACCACCAATGTCAATCTTGAAACCAATGGGGAAGAGTCCTTGGCCCAGAACATTACCCACATGGTCTTCAATGCGAATATTCAGCCGAGTTCTTGGTTGGTCATGAAGTACCGGGCCGAAAAGCCCGACCCTGCCGATCCTGCCAATATCAATGTAGGGGCGAATGTATACAACGAGAATGGCGAAATCATCGGAACCGAAGATCGTATGAGGTTGTACAGTAAGCGAATGGGCGATTGTATGGGCCAAGTCGATGATCCCGACGCTCCCATGTACGGCGTAGTCTGCGGGGAGTATGGCAATGCAACGGGCGTTGCGCCCTTTGCAAGAAACCGTGCCAACATGTTTAAAAAGTTCTTGCACTGGAATACGATAGGGGGCGGTGCCGGTGAAGATCGCTCTACGTTGATGAACAACCGTTCCGGTATCAATATTCCCGTAATCCGTTTGGCCGATGTATACTTGATGTATTCCGAATGTATGATCGAATTGGGCAATCTTTCCGAAGCCTTACGGTACATCAATCGGGTAAGGAAGCGTTCCCATCTTATTTTATTGGGCAAGTCTACCGAGGCCGGTGCCGAGTTCAATAATTTGGAAACGACATATATGGATGATATCGATTTTGATTCTTCTAACGGTGAACAGCCCGTTACCCTTGATAATTTGATGGAACACCTTCGCTTCACCGAAAGACCCTTGGAAATGGGCTTGGAAGATGATCGTTCGGTAGATTTAAGACGTTGGGGCAAGTTCAAGGAGCAATTGGTACACATGGCTTCCATTTCATATGACTACTGGAATTTTGAGAAAAATTTGAATGGCAAACACGGTACCCGATACAAATGCTTCCTTACGGTTTCGGGCGAAGAGCCAACGACCTTTACCGGGTTGAAGGTGTTCAATCAGCCTGCCGAGATCCAAGATGTAACGGTAGGGGCACAAAAGTTCAATGAAAGTATCCATTCGTACCTGCCCATGCCACAGAGTGAGATTGATTCCAACCTGAATTGGGACGAGTTTGTTCAATAA